From Posidoniimonas corsicana, one genomic window encodes:
- a CDS encoding type I restriction endonuclease, whose protein sequence is MAAVLAVTEAVGWYQELADRAQMAAEQLQTEEATKNALVMPLLQLLGYDVFNPLEVVPEFVADVGIKKGEKVDYAIMADGKAIMLFECKSVGADLDKLTPSQLYRYFSVTDARFGVFTNGIDYQFFSDLEAPNKMDGKPFFEWSLISVTDQVAMELKKFSKENFSEEDILQTASDLKYTKGIARSIADEFTSPSEEFVKLFCQRVYDGRISQAVKEQFTEITKRAFHEFVRDRIRMRLESAIQGDAPARIAESHIEEEPTSDAGPSVVTTEEEIEAFYIVKSIVRDVLPPARVTIRDTQSYCGVLADDNNRKPICRLYFDSRRKYIGLFDAEKKVKREAIESLECIYQHAQSLCETASRYANES, encoded by the coding sequence ATGGCAGCGGTGCTAGCTGTTACAGAAGCGGTGGGATGGTATCAAGAGCTTGCCGACCGGGCGCAGATGGCGGCCGAACAACTGCAAACCGAGGAAGCAACTAAGAACGCTCTCGTGATGCCACTGCTGCAGCTTCTCGGCTACGACGTGTTCAACCCCCTCGAAGTGGTGCCGGAGTTCGTGGCCGATGTCGGCATCAAGAAGGGCGAAAAGGTCGACTACGCAATTATGGCCGACGGCAAGGCCATCATGCTCTTCGAATGCAAGAGCGTCGGCGCCGATCTTGACAAGCTTACGCCGTCGCAGCTCTACCGATACTTCTCGGTTACGGACGCGAGATTCGGAGTGTTTACAAACGGAATCGACTACCAGTTCTTTTCCGATCTCGAAGCGCCGAACAAGATGGATGGCAAGCCGTTCTTCGAGTGGTCGCTCATTAGCGTGACGGACCAAGTAGCAATGGAGCTCAAGAAGTTTTCCAAAGAAAACTTCTCGGAGGAGGATATCCTCCAAACGGCGAGCGACCTCAAGTACACGAAGGGGATAGCACGAAGCATCGCCGACGAATTCACCTCGCCCTCCGAAGAATTTGTGAAGCTATTCTGCCAGAGGGTCTACGACGGGCGAATATCGCAGGCGGTGAAGGAACAGTTCACGGAAATCACCAAGAGGGCATTCCACGAGTTCGTGCGTGATCGAATCCGCATGCGGCTAGAGTCTGCCATCCAGGGGGATGCGCCAGCTCGCATCGCCGAGTCGCACATCGAGGAGGAGCCGACTTCTGACGCTGGACCGTCCGTTGTCACAACCGAGGAAGAAATTGAGGCGTTCTACATCGTGAAGTCGATTGTTAGAGATGTCTTACCACCGGCTCGAGTGACAATTCGCGATACGCAGAGCTACTGCGGAGTGCTGGCGGACGACAACAATCGGAAGCCGATTTGCCGGCTTTACTTCGATTCGCGGCGGAAGTACATCGGGCTATTTGATGCCGAGAAGAAGGTGAAGCGGGAAGCGATCGAATCCCTGGAGTGTATTTATCAGCACGCGCAATCGCTGTGCGAAACGGCCTCCAGGTACGCTAACGAATCCTAG
- a CDS encoding efflux RND transporter permease subunit translates to MISEFFINRPIFAAVLSIVITISGAIAVFQLPVSQYPNITPPTIVVSARYPGANAEVVRDTIASAIEEQVNGVEGMIYMSSVCTNDGAYTLTITFELETDVTIDQVLVQNRVSLALPTIPSIVQQQGITVTKKSPNTLMIINLVSQRDPETDQMLRDNLYLSNYASLQIKDELARLDGVGDVTFMGQRDYSMRVWLDPQRLASLGLTAAEVVQAIEDQNAQITAGQIGAEPAPAGQQLELAITTLGRLTTVDEFSDIVIKSDLRGGLTGDGARGNTSTGAARSATAAANANARIAKNTGIGVNPAASIVRLSDVARVELGSQQYSQACTLDGEPSVALSVFQLPGSNAIATARSVYAKMDELSRRFPPGVEYQIVYDTTPFIHESITEVFKTLRDAMVLVGLVVLVFLQNWRATLIPLIAVPVAIVGAFAVMAVLGFSLNNLSLFGLVLAIGVVVDDAIVVVENVQRWLEQGETPHAAAVKAMQEVTGPVVAVALVLSAVFLPCAFIAGITGEFFRQFGVTIAVSTIISAFNSLTLSPALAALLLQPVGAKPDILTRLLNGLFGWFFKLFNLAFDQSNRAYTAATGILLRVCVVVLVIYGGLLYLTYDTLDHAPSGFVPQQDKGYLLLNVQLPDAASLQRTEAVTSAVEQIARGTPGVAHTVGISGQSILLNANASNLGSLYVMLEPFHQRSSRDLTADAIAARIRSACRQQVSQAQTAVFAPPPVDGLGVIGGFTLVVEDRDDQGLLALEHAADALVERGNSTDGLSGLFTGLRADTPWIYLDVARDKCESLGVSVADVFSALQYNIGSYYVNDFNEFGRSWQVNVMAESDYRSRVSDIRLIQVKNRQGDMVPLSTLLSVKRVSGPVMLQRFNSYPAAIVYGDFAPGTSSGQGVEAMRRIAREQLPKQMAFQWADMIYMQLQAGNTAMYVFALAVVFVFLVLAALYESWLLPLAVILVVPMCLLSSVAGVLYLGLDVNIFTQIGFVVLVGLACKNAILIVEFARQRQAQGASRRQATLDACRLRLRPVLMTSFAFILGVVPLVMATGAGAEMRYMLGAAVFFGMLGVTLFGVILTPVFYYAIMAVTDRQQQDASARQ, encoded by the coding sequence GTGATCTCCGAGTTCTTCATCAACCGTCCGATCTTCGCCGCGGTGCTTTCGATTGTGATCACAATCAGCGGCGCAATCGCGGTCTTCCAACTGCCGGTATCGCAGTACCCCAACATCACTCCGCCGACGATCGTGGTTTCGGCCCGATACCCCGGGGCGAACGCCGAGGTGGTGCGAGACACGATCGCCTCGGCGATCGAGGAGCAGGTCAACGGCGTCGAAGGCATGATCTACATGTCATCGGTGTGCACGAACGACGGCGCCTACACGCTCACGATCACTTTCGAGCTGGAAACCGACGTCACGATCGATCAGGTGTTGGTGCAGAATCGGGTGTCACTGGCGCTCCCCACAATCCCGTCGATCGTGCAGCAGCAGGGGATCACGGTTACGAAGAAGTCGCCTAACACGCTGATGATCATCAACCTCGTGTCGCAGCGAGACCCCGAAACCGACCAGATGCTGCGGGACAACCTCTACCTGAGCAACTACGCGTCGCTCCAGATTAAGGATGAGCTGGCGCGTCTCGACGGCGTGGGGGACGTGACCTTCATGGGGCAACGCGACTACAGCATGAGGGTGTGGCTAGACCCGCAGCGGCTTGCCTCGCTGGGGCTGACGGCCGCGGAGGTGGTGCAAGCGATCGAGGACCAGAACGCCCAGATCACCGCCGGTCAGATCGGGGCAGAGCCCGCGCCGGCCGGTCAGCAGCTGGAATTGGCGATCACTACCCTGGGGCGCCTGACCACGGTCGATGAGTTCAGCGACATCGTGATCAAGAGCGATCTCCGGGGCGGGCTGACCGGCGACGGGGCGCGGGGCAACACCTCGACGGGCGCCGCCCGCAGCGCTACCGCGGCGGCGAACGCCAACGCGCGGATCGCGAAGAACACGGGCATCGGGGTCAACCCGGCGGCCAGCATCGTCCGCCTGTCGGACGTCGCTCGGGTCGAGCTAGGGTCTCAGCAGTACAGCCAGGCGTGCACGCTGGACGGGGAGCCATCGGTCGCGCTCTCGGTCTTCCAGCTCCCGGGGTCTAACGCCATTGCGACGGCGCGCAGCGTCTACGCAAAGATGGACGAGCTCAGCCGCCGGTTCCCGCCGGGCGTCGAGTACCAGATCGTCTACGACACCACCCCGTTCATCCACGAATCGATCACCGAGGTGTTCAAGACGCTCCGCGACGCGATGGTGCTTGTCGGGCTCGTGGTGCTGGTCTTCCTGCAGAACTGGCGGGCCACGCTCATCCCACTAATCGCCGTGCCGGTGGCGATAGTTGGCGCCTTTGCGGTGATGGCGGTGCTCGGGTTCAGCCTCAACAACCTCTCGCTGTTTGGCCTGGTGCTAGCGATCGGCGTGGTCGTCGACGACGCTATTGTCGTAGTGGAGAACGTGCAGCGATGGCTCGAGCAGGGTGAAACGCCCCACGCCGCGGCAGTCAAAGCGATGCAAGAAGTTACGGGGCCTGTGGTCGCCGTGGCCTTGGTGCTCTCGGCGGTATTCCTGCCGTGCGCGTTCATCGCGGGCATAACCGGTGAGTTCTTCCGGCAGTTTGGCGTGACGATCGCGGTGTCGACGATCATCTCCGCCTTCAACTCGCTGACGCTCAGCCCCGCCCTCGCGGCGTTGCTTCTCCAGCCGGTCGGCGCCAAGCCCGACATCCTGACCAGATTGCTCAACGGCCTGTTCGGCTGGTTCTTCAAGCTGTTCAATCTGGCCTTCGACCAAAGCAACCGGGCTTATACCGCCGCAACAGGGATTCTGCTCCGCGTCTGCGTCGTGGTGCTCGTGATCTACGGTGGGTTGCTCTACCTGACGTACGACACGCTGGACCATGCGCCTTCCGGTTTCGTGCCGCAGCAGGACAAGGGCTACCTGCTGCTCAACGTCCAGTTGCCCGACGCCGCGTCTCTGCAAAGGACCGAGGCCGTCACATCCGCCGTCGAGCAAATTGCCCGGGGGACGCCGGGCGTGGCGCACACTGTGGGAATCTCGGGCCAGTCGATCCTGCTCAACGCCAACGCGTCGAACCTAGGATCGTTGTACGTCATGCTTGAGCCGTTCCATCAGCGTAGTTCGCGTGATTTAACCGCCGACGCGATCGCCGCACGGATCCGCTCCGCTTGCCGGCAGCAAGTGAGCCAGGCCCAGACGGCCGTCTTCGCGCCTCCCCCGGTTGATGGGCTTGGCGTGATCGGCGGCTTCACGCTGGTGGTTGAGGACCGGGACGACCAGGGGCTGTTAGCGCTGGAGCACGCCGCGGACGCTCTAGTCGAGCGCGGCAACTCTACCGACGGGCTTAGTGGTCTGTTTACAGGACTGCGAGCGGACACGCCGTGGATCTACCTTGATGTGGCCCGCGACAAGTGCGAGTCGCTTGGGGTCAGCGTCGCCGACGTGTTCAGCGCGTTGCAGTACAACATCGGCTCCTACTACGTGAACGACTTCAACGAGTTCGGCAGGTCGTGGCAGGTGAACGTCATGGCCGAGTCCGACTACCGCAGCCGGGTTTCCGACATCCGACTGATCCAGGTCAAGAACCGCCAGGGAGACATGGTCCCGCTGTCGACGCTCTTGTCCGTCAAACGTGTCAGCGGCCCGGTGATGCTGCAACGGTTCAACAGCTACCCCGCGGCGATTGTCTATGGCGACTTCGCACCCGGCACAAGCTCAGGCCAGGGGGTGGAGGCAATGCGGCGCATCGCCCGTGAACAGCTCCCTAAGCAGATGGCCTTCCAGTGGGCCGACATGATCTACATGCAGCTGCAGGCGGGCAACACGGCGATGTACGTGTTCGCCCTGGCGGTGGTCTTTGTCTTCCTCGTGCTGGCCGCGCTCTACGAGAGCTGGCTGCTGCCGCTCGCGGTGATCCTGGTCGTGCCGATGTGCCTGCTCAGTTCGGTCGCCGGCGTGTTGTACCTGGGCCTGGACGTGAACATCTTTACGCAGATCGGCTTTGTCGTGCTGGTCGGGCTGGCGTGCAAGAACGCGATCCTGATCGTCGAGTTCGCCCGCCAACGACAAGCCCAGGGCGCGTCCCGCCGTCAGGCCACGCTCGACGCGTGCCGCCTACGCCTGCGGCCCGTGCTGATGACCTCGTTCGCGTTCATCTTGGGCGTCGTCCCGCTGGTCATGGCGACCGGCGCCGGCGCCGAAATGCGCTACATGCTGGGCGCCGCGGTGTTCTTCGGCATGCTCGGCGTAACGCTATTCGGCGTCATTCTTACACCGGTGTTCTACTACGCGATCATGGCCGTGACCGACCGCCAGCAGCAAGACGCTTCGGCAAGACAGTAA
- a CDS encoding efflux RND transporter periplasmic adaptor subunit: protein MRAWNLTQVLPTLATLLTLVGCRPAALQPPPAQPVTLTVSKPIVREVGDFRVFTGTTAAAQSVDIQARVTGYLVKLPFSEGGVVKSGELLAEIDPRPYQAKLDAAQGEVTLNEAQLNLAQKENDRAKAIRAENAGAISQQELDTREAKVQEAQAAVQSAKANLEQYRLDLEFTKVYSPIDGRVSRYYLTVGNLVTQNQTLITTVVSQSPIYAYFDVDEQTMLQVLRSMYDGQSPPAKSGKAPVSIGLQDDNGFSHHGVIDFANNVVDSSTGTIVVRGEFENPAGAAGVRMLLPGMFVRVKLPVGKPERLPLVAERAVVNDQGQTFLYLVDAQGKVEYRRVELGRMTDDGLWVVRNGLAEGERVVVSGVQFAKPGEQAQVKEAPMPTAQAVATPAPIPAMGAPAGGDSSNAAPESTPQPAAPAPATP from the coding sequence ATGCGTGCCTGGAACCTCACCCAAGTCCTGCCCACCCTGGCAACGCTGCTGACGCTTGTAGGCTGCCGGCCCGCCGCGTTGCAACCGCCCCCCGCTCAGCCGGTCACCCTGACCGTTAGCAAGCCGATCGTCCGTGAGGTGGGGGACTTCAGGGTGTTCACCGGCACGACCGCCGCAGCGCAATCGGTCGATATCCAGGCCCGCGTAACGGGATATCTGGTCAAGCTCCCGTTCAGTGAAGGGGGCGTGGTGAAGTCGGGGGAGCTGTTGGCGGAGATTGATCCCCGGCCCTACCAAGCCAAGCTTGACGCCGCGCAGGGCGAGGTCACGCTTAACGAGGCGCAGCTGAACCTCGCCCAGAAAGAGAACGATCGCGCCAAGGCGATCCGAGCAGAGAATGCGGGGGCCATCAGTCAGCAGGAGCTGGACACCCGTGAGGCGAAGGTCCAAGAGGCCCAGGCGGCGGTGCAGTCGGCAAAGGCCAACCTGGAGCAGTACCGACTTGATCTCGAGTTCACGAAGGTCTACTCGCCAATCGACGGACGCGTCAGCCGCTACTACCTGACAGTGGGCAACCTGGTGACGCAGAACCAGACGCTCATCACAACGGTGGTGTCGCAGTCGCCAATCTACGCCTACTTCGACGTCGACGAGCAGACGATGCTGCAGGTGCTCCGATCGATGTACGATGGGCAATCGCCCCCCGCCAAGTCGGGGAAGGCGCCCGTATCGATCGGCCTGCAGGACGACAACGGCTTCTCACACCACGGCGTCATCGACTTCGCGAACAACGTGGTCGACTCCTCCACCGGCACGATTGTGGTCCGCGGCGAGTTTGAGAACCCCGCCGGCGCGGCGGGTGTTCGGATGCTGCTGCCGGGGATGTTCGTGCGTGTGAAGCTCCCGGTCGGAAAGCCCGAGCGGCTGCCCCTGGTCGCTGAGAGGGCGGTGGTCAACGATCAGGGGCAGACGTTCCTGTACCTGGTCGATGCGCAGGGCAAGGTTGAGTACCGGCGGGTGGAGCTCGGCCGCATGACGGACGACGGCCTGTGGGTTGTCCGAAACGGGCTGGCGGAGGGAGAGCGGGTAGTGGTGAGTGGAGTCCAGTTCGCCAAGCCTGGAGAGCAAGCCCAGGTGAAGGAGGCGCCAATGCCGACCGCCCAGGCAGTCGCGACGCCGGCGCCGATTCCGGCGATGGGCGCCCCGGCAGGCGGTGACTCGTCAAACGCCGCACCGGAGAGCACACCCCAGCCCGCCGCGCCCGCTCCCGCGACGCCCTAG
- a CDS encoding excisionase family DNA-binding protein gives MIALAAAIAPPPIEPPPFNRKSLAERWGVNERTIDAWIASRKIHAVRLGHQVRISYAEVLRAEAEGIATC, from the coding sequence TTGATCGCCTTGGCCGCGGCAATCGCACCGCCGCCCATTGAGCCGCCGCCGTTCAATCGCAAGTCATTGGCGGAGCGGTGGGGCGTCAACGAGCGCACGATCGACGCCTGGATTGCTTCCAGGAAGATCCACGCCGTGCGGCTCGGGCACCAGGTCCGGATCTCATACGCCGAGGTTTTGCGAGCTGAGGCCGAAGGCATCGCCACTTGCTAG
- a CDS encoding TolC family protein, which yields MQPRHLPTPTRDRPPASVGGWRTLALLAVVAMSSGCAGLRDARPVDWWRNGLLVGPNYCRPAAPAADDWIDADSPKLIPSPTNEEDFAWWETLGDPVLNGLVQSTYEQNLTLRAAGQRVLQARTQLAITTSGLFPQHQAYEGGYTHVQRSRRGDLTGLNELNNRLPTPIQIPRTLESWRHGFTLGWEIDVWGRFRRAIEASDARLGESVQNYDAILVSLIADTATAYVQLREYQQRIALAEQSVALQQSSFGIAKARFDQGAVTELDIDQATATLANTKALLPQLSIQQRIANNQLCVLVGLPPANLASRLPPAPVPAAPAEVVVGIPAELIRRRPDVRAAERRVAAESALIGVATAELYPAFSITGSLGWHASEFSSLFTSAANNGTVGPSFHWNILNYGRIANNVRVQESKFREQVALYQQTVLRANQEAEDAIVSYLQSRELVAALQESVDALKKSSAVAVIQYRNGQVDFNRVATVQSQLVTYQDNLASAQASVALSLIQIYKALGGGWQIRCGVSSESVVAAAEPERLPPVEPDPPLQLIIE from the coding sequence ATGCAGCCCAGGCACCTACCAACGCCGACGCGCGACAGGCCGCCCGCCAGCGTCGGCGGCTGGCGGACCTTGGCGCTGCTGGCGGTCGTGGCGATGAGCTCCGGCTGCGCCGGCCTGCGTGACGCGCGGCCGGTCGACTGGTGGCGAAACGGCCTGCTCGTCGGCCCCAACTACTGCCGCCCTGCCGCGCCCGCCGCCGACGACTGGATCGACGCCGACAGCCCCAAGCTGATCCCCTCCCCCACGAACGAAGAGGACTTCGCCTGGTGGGAGACGCTCGGCGACCCGGTTCTCAACGGCCTCGTGCAGTCGACCTACGAGCAGAATCTCACGCTGCGGGCCGCGGGGCAGCGGGTCCTGCAGGCGAGGACGCAGCTCGCCATCACCACCAGCGGCCTGTTCCCGCAGCACCAAGCCTACGAGGGCGGCTACACTCATGTCCAACGCTCACGCCGCGGCGACCTCACCGGACTGAACGAGCTCAACAATCGCCTCCCCACCCCCATCCAGATACCGCGGACGCTCGAGTCGTGGCGACACGGGTTCACCCTTGGCTGGGAGATTGACGTGTGGGGGCGTTTCCGCCGCGCGATCGAGGCGAGCGACGCCCGGCTCGGCGAGTCGGTGCAGAACTACGACGCCATCCTGGTCAGCCTGATCGCCGATACGGCCACCGCCTACGTGCAGCTACGTGAGTACCAGCAGCGGATCGCGCTGGCCGAACAGAGTGTAGCGCTGCAGCAGTCGAGCTTCGGCATCGCGAAGGCAAGGTTTGACCAGGGCGCAGTCACGGAGTTGGACATCGACCAGGCCACCGCCACGCTGGCCAACACGAAGGCGTTGCTCCCTCAGCTAAGCATCCAGCAGAGGATCGCCAACAATCAACTGTGTGTACTAGTGGGCCTGCCCCCGGCCAACCTGGCCAGCCGCCTTCCGCCCGCCCCGGTACCGGCGGCCCCGGCAGAGGTGGTGGTGGGCATCCCAGCGGAACTGATCCGACGCAGGCCTGATGTAAGGGCCGCGGAGCGGCGCGTGGCCGCCGAGAGCGCGCTGATTGGGGTCGCTACCGCGGAACTCTACCCGGCGTTCAGCATCACCGGCAGCCTGGGTTGGCACGCCAGCGAGTTCAGCTCGCTGTTCACGTCGGCGGCCAACAACGGCACTGTCGGTCCCTCGTTCCACTGGAATATCTTGAACTACGGCCGAATAGCGAACAACGTACGCGTACAGGAATCCAAGTTCCGCGAGCAGGTCGCCCTCTACCAACAGACCGTTCTCCGGGCCAACCAAGAGGCCGAGGATGCGATTGTGTCCTACCTGCAGTCGCGAGAGCTGGTGGCCGCGTTGCAAGAGAGCGTCGACGCCCTCAAGAAGTCCTCAGCGGTCGCGGTCATCCAGTACCGCAATGGGCAGGTCGACTTCAACCGCGTCGCCACCGTTCAGTCGCAGCTCGTCACGTACCAGGACAACCTGGCGTCGGCGCAGGCGAGCGTCGCGCTGTCGCTGATCCAGATCTACAAGGCGCTCGGCGGCGGGTGGCAGATCCGCTGCGGAGTCTCATCCGAGTCGGTGGTCGCGGCGGCCGAGCCAGAGCGGCTGCCGCCCGTCGAGCCGGATCCCCCACTGCAATTGATAATCGAGTAG
- a CDS encoding efflux RND transporter permease subunit gives MISRFFIERPVFASVISLLITLAGALAVFTLPVSQYPEITPPTIQVIARYPGASARTMADTIASPIEQQVNGVEGMLYMSSQSSNDGTYMLTVTFALETDIDEAMVAVQNRVSLAMPQLPQIVQVQGVVVQKKSPDILLVVNLVSPNQTYDTLYMSNYATLHVIDELSRIDGVGDLTFLGQRDYSIRVWLLPDQLAYRRMTPGDVVAALRGQNIQAVMGQLGGAPAASTQQLQLTLSAKGRLGTVEDFEQIVVKTESDGVTRHGPTTRSVLLRDVARVELGSQAIRMTSTLDGMPTVGLALYQLPGANALEVGTAIRAKMKELAGAFPAGLEYAIVYDTTPFTAESIRDVFHTLGEATVLVAVVVLLFLQNWRATIIPLVAVPVAIVGTFAVMAMIGFSLNTLSLFGLVLAVGIVVDDAIVVVENVQRWLEEGLEPREAAIKAMDEVSGPIVAVALVLAAVFLPCAFIAGITGEFFRQFAVTIAVSTAFSAFNSLTLSPVLAARLLRPKGAPRDLVGRALFLLLRWPFGWFNRAFQFSERVYSRAVRAFVRRSLTALLLYAGLLYLTGWSFTHAPQGFIPLQDKGYLLANVQLPDGASMQRTAEVLSRLKQQLLDTPGVAHVITLSGRSILVNANSSNYGTLFIILDPFEERRTLSKNGLLMLMRLRNEYPAKLNDAIVQILPPPPVAGLGVSGGFELMVENRTAAPQQELQHATQTLLDDALASSEIADVFTFRDAEYPSVLLDVDRTHARAMGVAVKEVASTLQSTTGSAYINDFNLFGRRWQVNIQADASRRSQLEDLGRLPLRNTSWSMTPLRAFSTQQIVTGPPIVFRYNIYESAPVMGRADFGVSSGEAIRVVDKLASESLTDGMQHEWTGLSYMQVEAGDTAVYIFAMSVVFVFLVLSALYESWALPLAIIMVVPLGLLFSILGVWAFPVMNVDIFTQIGFVVLVGLSCKNAVLIVEFAKQLQDQGAELFDAVVEAAEVRLRPIVMTSCAFLLGVLPLVVGTGAGAGMRRALGVAMFCGMFGVTLFGIVLTPVFYYLIRRVGAAGLLSSPVMRRAVGLLVGPGVGGLLGLLVWRVSPLSFWWSILVGLVLGLLAGAAVLGLPRPSIRHAELREETA, from the coding sequence ATGATCTCCCGGTTCTTCATCGAACGCCCGGTCTTCGCGTCGGTAATCTCGCTCCTGATCACGCTCGCAGGCGCCCTGGCGGTGTTCACGCTGCCGGTTTCACAGTACCCCGAGATAACGCCACCCACGATCCAGGTGATCGCTCGGTACCCCGGCGCCAGCGCGCGGACGATGGCCGACACAATCGCGTCGCCGATCGAGCAGCAGGTCAATGGCGTCGAGGGAATGCTTTACATGTCGTCGCAGTCGTCCAATGACGGCACATACATGCTGACGGTCACCTTCGCCCTAGAGACCGACATCGACGAGGCGATGGTCGCCGTGCAGAATCGGGTGTCGCTGGCGATGCCGCAGCTGCCGCAGATTGTGCAGGTGCAGGGGGTCGTCGTTCAGAAGAAGTCGCCGGACATCCTGCTGGTCGTCAACCTGGTCTCGCCCAACCAGACCTACGACACGCTCTACATGAGCAACTACGCGACGCTGCACGTGATCGACGAGCTGTCCCGCATCGACGGGGTCGGCGACCTGACGTTCCTCGGGCAGCGGGACTACAGCATCCGGGTCTGGTTGCTGCCCGATCAACTGGCCTACCGGCGCATGACGCCTGGCGATGTCGTAGCCGCCCTAAGGGGGCAGAACATCCAGGCGGTCATGGGGCAGCTCGGCGGCGCGCCGGCAGCGTCGACGCAGCAACTGCAGCTAACGCTCTCCGCCAAAGGCCGGCTGGGCACGGTCGAGGACTTCGAGCAGATCGTCGTCAAGACGGAAAGCGACGGGGTCACGCGTCACGGCCCGACCACGCGGTCCGTGCTCTTGCGCGACGTGGCACGGGTGGAGCTGGGGTCGCAGGCCATCCGCATGACGTCCACGCTCGACGGCATGCCCACCGTCGGCCTGGCGCTGTACCAGCTCCCCGGCGCCAACGCCCTGGAGGTGGGCACGGCGATCCGCGCGAAGATGAAGGAGCTCGCCGGCGCGTTCCCGGCCGGGCTCGAGTACGCCATCGTCTACGACACCACGCCATTTACCGCCGAGTCGATCCGTGATGTTTTCCACACGCTCGGCGAGGCGACCGTGCTGGTGGCGGTGGTGGTCCTGCTGTTCCTGCAGAACTGGCGGGCGACCATCATCCCGCTGGTCGCTGTCCCCGTGGCGATTGTCGGCACGTTCGCCGTGATGGCGATGATCGGGTTCTCGCTCAACACCTTGTCGCTGTTCGGGCTGGTCTTGGCGGTGGGCATAGTCGTGGATGACGCGATCGTCGTGGTGGAGAACGTGCAGCGGTGGCTTGAGGAGGGGCTCGAACCGCGAGAGGCGGCCATCAAAGCGATGGACGAGGTGTCGGGGCCCATCGTAGCGGTGGCATTGGTGCTGGCGGCCGTCTTTCTGCCCTGCGCGTTCATCGCGGGCATCACCGGGGAGTTCTTCCGCCAGTTCGCGGTTACCATCGCGGTTTCGACGGCATTCTCAGCTTTCAACTCGCTGACGTTGAGCCCCGTGCTTGCGGCGAGGCTGCTGAGGCCCAAGGGCGCCCCGAGGGACTTGGTTGGGCGAGCGCTCTTCCTGCTTCTGCGATGGCCGTTCGGCTGGTTCAACCGGGCTTTCCAGTTTTCCGAGCGAGTCTACTCACGAGCGGTGCGGGCCTTTGTCCGCCGCAGCCTCACCGCTCTGCTGCTGTACGCCGGACTCCTCTACCTGACGGGCTGGTCGTTCACGCACGCACCGCAGGGCTTCATCCCTTTGCAGGACAAAGGGTATCTGCTAGCCAACGTGCAGTTGCCCGACGGCGCGTCGATGCAGCGAACCGCAGAGGTGCTCTCGCGACTCAAGCAGCAGTTGCTGGACACGCCCGGCGTGGCGCACGTCATCACGTTGTCGGGGCGTTCGATACTGGTCAATGCGAACAGCTCGAACTACGGCACCCTGTTCATCATCCTCGACCCGTTTGAGGAGCGACGCACGCTCTCCAAGAACGGCCTGCTGATGCTGATGCGGCTGCGGAACGAGTACCCGGCCAAGTTGAACGACGCGATCGTGCAGATCCTGCCGCCCCCGCCCGTTGCAGGGCTGGGGGTGTCCGGGGGATTCGAGCTCATGGTCGAGAACCGCACGGCGGCGCCGCAGCAAGAGCTGCAGCACGCGACCCAAACGCTGCTCGACGACGCGCTGGCAAGCAGCGAGATCGCCGACGTGTTCACGTTCCGAGACGCCGAGTACCCCTCGGTGCTGCTTGATGTCGATAGAACCCACGCGCGGGCGATGGGCGTCGCGGTGAAGGAGGTGGCGTCGACGCTGCAGTCGACCACCGGGTCGGCCTACATCAACGACTTCAACCTCTTCGGTCGCCGGTGGCAGGTGAACATCCAGGCGGACGCGAGCCGGCGCAGCCAGCTGGAGGACCTTGGGCGGCTGCCGCTGCGGAACACGAGCTGGTCGATGACGCCGCTGCGGGCGTTCTCGACGCAGCAGATCGTCACCGGCCCGCCGATCGTGTTCCGCTACAACATCTACGAGTCGGCGCCGGTCATGGGACGGGCGGACTTTGGCGTCAGCTCGGGTGAGGCGATCCGCGTGGTCGACAAGCTGGCGTCCGAGTCGCTGACTGACGGCATGCAGCACGAATGGACGGGCCTCAGCTACATGCAGGTCGAGGCGGGCGACACGGCCGTCTACATCTTCGCCATGTCGGTGGTCTTTGTCTTCCTTGTGCTGTCGGCTCTGTACGAGAGCTGGGCGTTGCCGCTGGCGATTATCATGGTGGTCCCGCTCGGGCTGCTGTTCTCGATCCTCGGCGTCTGGGCGTTCCCGGTGATGAACGTCGACATCTTTACTCAGATTGGGTTTGTGGTGCTGGTGGGGCTGAGTTGCAAGAATGCGGTGCTGATCGTGGAGTTTGCCAAACAACTTCAGGACCAGGGCGCCGAACTGTTCGACGCGGTGGTGGAAGCCGCGGAGGTGCGGCTGCGGCCGATCGTGATGACCTCGTGTGCGTTTCTGCTGGGAGTGCTCCCGCTGGTGGTTGGGACCGGCGCCGGCGCCGGAATGCGGCGGGCGCTGGGCGTCGCGATGTTCTGCGGGATGTTTGGGGTCACGCTGTTCGGGATCGTGCTCACGCCGGTTTTCTACTACCTGATCCGCAGGGTCGGCGCCGCGGGGCTGCTATCGTCCCCCGTCATGCGCCGCGCCGTTGGGCTGCTTGTCGGGCCGGGGGTCGGCGGCCTGCTGGGGCTGCTGGTCTGGAGGGTGAGCCCGTTGTCCTTCTGGTGGTCCATCCTAGTGGGGCTTGTGTTAGGCCTGCTGGCCGGCGCCGCAGTCCTAGGGCTGCCCCGTCCGTCCATCCGCCACGCTGAGCTGCGGGAGGAAACGGCGTGA